The genomic DNA ATACCTTAATGTTTATTTTGAAAGGAAACAAAGGAGTAGTTACACCAAATCATTACTATCAGATTGAGGAAGGTGAGGCTATTTTTATTAAAAAAGGTTCAATTCTTATCAACGAAAAGTTGAATCAAGGAAATCAAAATTCAGGCATTTTTATCTTCTTAAAAGAGGAGTTTATTATTGAGTTTGTAGAAAAGTACAAACACATGCTTCACTCTTCCGAAGCCATGGATATAAAAACTTGGGGAGCCTATCAATATCATATGGATTCATGGATGCAGGTGTATATCTCTTCTTTGATTTCATATTTTCAAGTTCTACCTCTCCCTGGCCCTGAATTGTTAAGTAATAAATTAAATGAACTTCTTTTGGTACTTATTTTAGGGCAGGAGCGAACCTATTTTATTAGTTTCCTTAGGGAAATGTTAATGGTTCGCCAATCGGCCATCGATACGGTATTGCAATCAAATATTTACCGTAATCTTAATGTTGATCATCTTGCCTTTCTATCAAACAAAAGCTTGTCGCAATTCAAACGAGAATTTAAGAAAAAGTACAACGACAGTCC from Labilibaculum sp. DW002 includes the following:
- a CDS encoding helix-turn-helix domain-containing protein — translated: MISEELKAYFERSEVCKILETDQQYIVYYSNTDQEELEKFFIGEHTLMFILKGNKGVVTPNHYYQIEEGEAIFIKKGSILINEKLNQGNQNSGIFIFLKEEFIIEFVEKYKHMLHSSEAMDIKTWGAYQYHMDSWMQVYISSLISYFQVLPLPGPELLSNKLNELLLVLILGQERTYFISFLREMLMVRQSAIDTVLQSNIYRNLNVDHLAFLSNKSLSQFKREFKKKYNDSPANWIRVKRLEYASHLLISSDKTVNDICWESGFSNVSHFCQLFQKQYGTSPLKYRNVIRD